A segment of the Streptomyces sp. L2 genome:
CTCGCTCTGCTCGCCCTGCTGCTCGCCCTGGTGATGGTGCTGCACGCGCACGTGCCCAACCGGATCGGCAACCTGGGCAGCCTCACCGAGACGTTCCTGCCCTGGTTCGGCGTGTTCATCCCGGTGCTGCTCGTCCTCGCCGTGGTGCGCAAGTCGGCGACGGCGCTGATCGCCGTCGTGCTCCCGGCCCTGGTGTGGCTGAACCTGTTCGGCGGGCTGCTCACCGCCAAGACGGACGGCGGCGGCGACTTCATGGTGGCCACGCACAACGTCAACGCCGACAACCCCGACCCGACGGCCACCGCCCAGGACGTCGCCTCCTCCGGCGCCGACGTGCTGGCCCTGGAGGAGGTGCCCGCCGCCGACGTGCCGGTGTACGAGAAGGCGCTGGCGCCGACGTACAAGTACCACGCGGTCGAGGGCACCGTCGGGCTGTGGAGCAAGTATCCGATGACGGGCGTGCGGGCCGTCGACATCAGGCTCGGCTGGAAGCGCGCCATGCGGGCCACCGTGGCGACCCCCGAGGGGCCGCTGGCGGTCTACGTCGCCCACCTGCCCTCGGTCCGGGTGAAGGTGGAGGCCGGCTTCACCGCCCGGCAGCGCGACCGGAGCGCGGACGCGCTGGGCCAGGCGATCGCCGACGAGCCGGTCAAGCGGGTGGTGTTGCTCGGCGACCTCAACGGCACGACGAACGACCGCTCGCTCAACGCCGTCACCTCCCAGATGCGCTCCACGCAGGGCGCCGCGGGCAGCGGGTTCGGCTTCAGCTGGCCGGCGTCGTTCCCGATGGCGCGGATCGACCACATCATGGTGAGGGGCGTCGACCCGGTCAGCTCCTGGACCCTGCCGCGCACCGCCAGCGACCACCTCCCGGTGGCCGCCCGTGTGAACCTCGACACGACCTCGTAACCCGCTGGAATGCTGGGCGTGAGAGACTTTGTTCCGTAGCTGAACATAAGCGTGACGGAACTCCCCGAAAGGTCTCTCCCTCCATGCCCCTGGCTCTGCTCGCCCTGGCCGTCGGCGCCTTCGGCATCGGTACCACGGAGTTCGTGATGATGGGCCTGCTGCCCGACGTCGCGGACGACCTGCACGTGTCCATACCGAGTGCCGGGCACCTGGTCTCGGCGTACGCGCTCGGCGTCGTCATCGGCGCCCCGCTGCTCGCCGCGCTCACCGCCCGGCTGTCCCGCCGCACGGTCCTCATCGCCCTCATGGCCCTGTTCGTCGCCGGGAACGCGATCTCCGCGCTCGCCCCCGGCTACGACTCCCTGCTCGCCGCACGTTTCCTCAGCGGACTGCCGCACGGCGCGTTCTTCGGCGTCGGCGCCGTGGTCGCCACCGGCATGGTCGCGCCGGAGCGCA
Coding sequences within it:
- a CDS encoding endonuclease/exonuclease/phosphatase family protein — its product is MAQQAYVTETDNPGPAPERPGTRLRRLASRLLDGWRGDPRVWRRGIVLALLALLLALVMVLHAHVPNRIGNLGSLTETFLPWFGVFIPVLLVLAVVRKSATALIAVVLPALVWLNLFGGLLTAKTDGGGDFMVATHNVNADNPDPTATAQDVASSGADVLALEEVPAADVPVYEKALAPTYKYHAVEGTVGLWSKYPMTGVRAVDIRLGWKRAMRATVATPEGPLAVYVAHLPSVRVKVEAGFTARQRDRSADALGQAIADEPVKRVVLLGDLNGTTNDRSLNAVTSQMRSTQGAAGSGFGFSWPASFPMARIDHIMVRGVDPVSSWTLPRTASDHLPVAARVNLDTTS